The following proteins are co-located in the Dromiciops gliroides isolate mDroGli1 chromosome 2, mDroGli1.pri, whole genome shotgun sequence genome:
- the C2H10orf143 gene encoding uncharacterized protein C10orf143 homolog isoform X3 produces MEPGALLGLRRRPAEEEQGGPGDAKRVCRSLEGGLGEDADRGPSALPQVCWTPNGGSQSKGFFAWEMTPGDIQGSQSSAISANNGRRPTQPCLRCLAGESGHFNHTMNC; encoded by the exons ATGGAGCCGGGCGCGCTGCTTGGCCTGAGGCGGCGGCCTGCCGAGGAGGAGCAGGGCGGCCCCGGGGACGCG AAACGGGTATGTAGGAGCCTCGAAGGTGGTCTTGGGGAGGATGCTGATCGTGGGCCAAGTGCACTGCCCCAGGTGTGCTGGACTCCGAACGGGGGCTCGCAATCAAAGGGCTTCTTTGCATGGGAGATGACGCCTGGGGATATCCAAGGCAGTCAGAGCTCAGCG ATTTCTGCCAACAATGGAAGACGTCCCACTCAGCCTTGCTTACGATGCCTCGCCGGCGAGTCT